TGTGCGTTGGTGCCGTAGATAACATCATGCTTTCTTCAACCATTGGGCGTAATAAGAACCTGGTGCCCGGTGAAGTGATCTCAGCCATAATCAACGGTACCGAAGAGCTTCTTGACGACCTAAAAAACTTTGGGATAAATATACATTCCACCGGCGGTGAAACTGCAGATGTTGGTGATCTGGTACGCACCATAATCGTAGATTCTACCGTAACCGCAAGGATGAAGCGCAGCGATGTTATCGACAATGCCAGCATCAAACCCGGAAATGTGATTGTTGGCCTGGCTTCTTTTGGACAGGCAACTTACGAGAAAGAATACAACGGCGGCATGGGCAGCAACGGGCTCACCTCTGCGCGCCACGATGTCTTCGGAAAGAGCTTAGCTGATAAATATCCCGAAAGTTTTGACGCTTCCATCCCCAATGAACTTGTCTACAGTGGCTCCAGAAAACTCACCGATGCAGTTGAAGGCAGTCCTATAGATGCGGGTAAACTCGTGCTTTCTCCCACCCGTACTTATGCTCCGGTGATTAAAAAGATTCTCGAAAAGTACTCTAAAAATGACATTTTTGGAATGGTACACTGCAGTGGGGGCGCACAAACCAAGGTCTTACATTTCGTAAATAACGTTCATGTGGTAAAAGACAACCTTTTTGAGGTCCCGCCATTATTTAAACTCATTCAGCAGGAAAGCAAAACCGACTGGAAGGAGATGTACCAGGTGTTCAACATGGGGCATAGGATGGAGCTTTATGTAAATGAATCTGTAGCTCAGGATATTATAGCAATCTCCAAATCCTTCAACGTAGATGCACAAATAGTGGGTAGGGTAGAAGCTTCAGAAGAAAAGAAACTAACGATTAGGAGTGAGTTTGGGGAGTTTGAATATTTGTAATACGGTTCTCGCAGAGACCGCAAAGCTTTTGCGCAGAGACCGCGAAGATTTTGTAACTTAATTGAATGACAGAAAATGAGATTTCCTTCAGGATTATTGGCTGCGCCATGGAGCTTCATCGTAAGGTGGGGGCGGGACTTCTCGAATCTGCCTATGAAAACGCTTTGGCTTATGAGCTTAAGAGTGCAGGTTTAACAGTACAGCAGCAACTTGCAATGCCTTTCGTGTATAAGGAAATTAAAATGGATGTTGGTTATAGAATTGATTTGCTTGTCGAAAACAAGGTAATCGTTGAAATAAAATCTTTAGAAAATCTTGCGCCAGTACATTTTTCTCAGTTACTAACATATCTAAAACTTTCTGAGAAGAAGCTGGGTTTGCTTATAAATTTTAATTGTAAAACACTTAAGGAAGGAATCCATAGATTAGTAAATAATCTATAGAATCTGCGTTTTCTGCGTTTAGCCTTTGCGCCCTTTGCGAGAAATTAAAGACTCTTCTTTCAGGAATTTTAACTTCGGTTCGATATACCTCCTACAAAACGGAGCATCCGGATTTTTTCTGTAGTAATCTCGTATCTGCTCCCTTGAAGCCTTAAATTCCGCAAATGCCAAAACCTGTGTCACCAGTGGTTCCTCAAACTGCTGCTGAAGTTTTTTCAGGATATTTCTAATTTCAATTTCCTCTTCCGAAGAGAAAAAATAAACCGCACTTCGATATTTTTCCCGGAATGAATGATTTGAAGTGGAATTGTGCGTGTGAAGGTGCACCTCTAAAAGCCGCTCCAAATTTGCCATTTTTGGCAGGTAATGTACAATCACAGCTTCAGAGAAAGCATTGGCGGGAGCGTGAGAGGCAATGTATCCCTGCTCTACTTTCACCACGCCTTCCACCGCCTGGAACACCGCTTCGGTACACCAGTGGCAACCTCCACCCAGGCCTATCTTCTTAATTGCAGTCATTGTTCTAAAGATACAAAAGAAGCTTTAATTAGAATTACCTGCTGATCTCTGCGTTTTTTCCTTTGGCGTCTTTGCGAGAAAAATCTTTGTAATATCGAGCCTGGCCTTGCTGAATAATTTTTATCTCCGGCACAAATCCTTTTCAGAAATCCGACGGATTTATCGTAAATTTGCCACTTTAAGGAGATGTTATGATCGAGAAACTGAATATTGTGAAGCAACGCTTTGACGAGGTGAATGACCTGATCATTCAGCCCGATGTGATTGCCGATCAAAAGCGTTATATAGAGCTGAACAAAGAGTACAAGGAGTTAAAGAAATTGATGGATGTTCGCGCAGAGTACGTGAGCCTTATCGAAAATAAAAAGGAGGCCGAAGAGATCATCGCCGATGGCAGTGATCCCGAAATGACCGAAATGGCCAAACTTCAGCTTGAAGAAGCTAAAGAGCAGATCCCGGGAATGGAGGAGAAGATAAGGATGATGCTTGTGCCAAAAGACCCTGAAGACGCCAAGAACGTGGTGATGGAGATTCGCGCCGGTACCGGTGGGGACGAAGCCAGTATTTTTGCCGGCGACCTTTACCGCATGTACACCAAATACATTGAAAGCAAAGGCTGGAAGCACCAGATCGTTGACTTTAGCGAGGGTACCAGCGGCGGATTCAAGGAAATTATTTTTGACGTTACGGGCGAAGATGTCTACGGAACTTTAAAATTTGAAGCCGGGGTACACCGTGTACAGCGCGTACCTCAAACCGAAACCCAGGGCCGGGTGCATACCTCGGCTGCTACGGTGATGGTATTGCCCGAAGCCGAAGAATTTGATGTGGAGATTGACCCTAAAGATGTGCGGATTGATTATTTCTGTTCTTCGGGGCCCGGTGGGCAGTCGGTGAACACCACCTATTCGGCGGTGCGTTTAACCCACATTCCCACAGGACTGGTGGCGCAGTGCCAGGATCAGAAATCTCAGCATAAAAACAAGGAAAAAGCTTTCCGCGTGTTGAGGTCAAGGCTTTACGAACAGGAGCTGGCCAAGAAGATGGAGGCCGATGCCGCCAAGCGAAACTCCATGGTTTCTAGCGGAGACAGGAGTGCGAAGATACGTACCTATAATTATGCGCAGGGCCGGGTGACCGATCACCGCATTGGTCTTACCCTGTACGATCTTGGGAACATCATCAATGGCGATATCCAGAAGATCATAGACGAATTACAACTAGTAGAAAACACAGAAAAACTGAAAGAGAATTCCGACGTTTTTTAGAACATAATTACAAAAGCTGCTGCACTCCGGCAGCTTTTTTATTTCCAGCCAATGACCACTTCCCAGCTTACCGAACAAATACGCCTCAAAAAATCCTTTTTGTGTATAGGTCTTGATGTAGATCTTAACAAAATTCCGAAGCAGCTTTTAAAAGAAGAAGATCCCATTTTCGCTTTCAACAAGGCAATTATTGACGCCACCCATCACCTGGCTGTGGCCTATAAGCCCAACCTGGCCTTTTACGAGGCCCACGGGATAAAAGGCTGGAAGGCACTGGAAAAAACCATTAATTACCTCAACGAAAATCACCCAAACATTTTTAGCATTGCCGATGCAAAAAGGGGCGATATAGGCAATACTTCGGGCATGTACGCAAAAGCCTTTTTTGAAGACCTTAATTTTGATTCGGTTACCGTAGCGCCATACATGGGAAAAGATTCCGTAGAGCCGTTTTTGGCCTACCAGGATAAGCACACCATTTTACTGGCGCTTACCTCTAACGCCGGTGCATACGATTTTCAGACGCAAAGACTAAATGGAGAAGAACTTTACAAAAAAGTCATCAAAACCTCCAAAAAATGGAATAATGGTCAAAACCTTATGTATGTGGTGGGTGCTACAAAGGCCGAATACCTGCAGGAAATACGAAAAATTATCCCCGAAAGCTTTTTGCTGGTGCCGGGAGTAGGCGCGCAGGGCGGAAGTTTGGAAGAAGTATGTAAATTCGGGATGAACCGCAATGTTGGCCTGCTCGTGAATGCTTCTCGAGCCGTGATCTATGCTTCGGAAGGAATGGATTTTGCTGAAGCAGCTGCAGCAGAAGCAAAAAAAATGCAGCAGGAAATGGCTGCTTTTTTATAGGATTTTCTTCGGAAGAATACCTGTCAAAAATGGCACTTTTGGCACCTCATTTTTTTATGCATGAAAGAATTTTACGACCAGTTAAACCGGAAGATTGCGCTGAAGGAAGTTCCGAAGCGAATTGTGAGCCTGGTGCCCAGCCAGACAGAACTGCTGGTAGATCTTGGCCTTAGGGAGCAAATTGTAGGTGTAACAAAGTTCTGCGTTCACCCTGAATGCCTTCGGAAAGAAAAAAAAGTGGTGGGTGGTACCAAGCAGGTGCATTTTGAGCGCGTCGCAGCCCTGGAACCAGACATCATCCTGTGTAATAAAGAAGAAAACACCGAAGAAATGGTGGCAGAGCTCGAAAAGATCGCTCCCGTGCATGTTTCAGATATCTGCACTATAGATGATTCCCTGGATCTCATTGGGCAGTATGCTGAAATATTTCAGGTGGCCTGCAAAGCTTCAGAAATCATTGAAAAAATTAAATCTGAAAAGCAGTGTTTTCAGGATGATGCAAAAAGATTTCCGGAGCGAAAAGTCGCATATTTTATCTGGAAGAATCCGTGGATGGTGGCCGGAAAAGATACTTTTATAGATCACCTGTTGAAACTTAACCGCTTTAAAAATGCCTTTTTAGAAGAGGATTCCCGTTATCCCGAAATTGCCCTTAACGAGCTAGAAAAAAAGGAGGTAGAGGTGCTGCTGCTTTCTACAGAACCTTTTCCTTTTAAGGAAAAAGATATTGAAGCTTTGAAGAAAGAAGTGAGGGTGGGCTGCATCCAGATTGTGGACGGGGAATATTTTAGCTGGTATGGCTCTCGCTTAACGGCCGCCTTTAATTATTTCAGGAAAGTTCAGGCGATCTTGTCCTGATTCTGCTCCATACGGCGGATCTCCTTGAGGATCTTGCATGCCTTATCATTGAGCATATCGCTTCTTAGCTTATCCACTAAAGCGAGCTCATACGAACGGCGCATAAGAAAGGAATACTTCTCACGAAGCCTCTCCAGCGTAGATCTGGGTTCAAATAATCTAAACATATTCTTGTATTATTACTGCAAAGATATCCTGCAGTTTTTCGAAGAATTCATAACTGAAAGTTAACTTTATGGTAAAACTGTGGAGAAGCCCCCTCACTCTTGTTAAAAAGTTACAATTCAGCCTGATAGATTTGAGGTTTTATGGGGGGATACAGGATTTTACTGCTGTTTATAACACCTTTTTCAATGAGTAATGCTTAAGGTATAAGGAGCAATAATTTCAATTTATGTGACTTTGCCCTAAGTCTTAATGTAGAAATGTGGAATCCGCAACTAAAACCTGAACCAGAAACACTTCCGAAATATTACCTCCTGAAAATGGCATTTTAGACACCTCTTTTCTGAAAGGATATCGCAGTCGCTAAAACAGCTCCTTCTAAATGACAAAAGAGAAACTTTAACTTGCAACAGAAAAACCCGTAACCTGCAACAGCAATGCTTCAATTGGATCGAGACTTTCTGAGCAGCTAAAATGGGTTAAACATTAACCCTTATACCCTAATTTTTTCTAGTCCTGTAAAGCAAAAACCCGTTTCAGCAGGTTTGTTGTACGGGCGGCGAAGTTGTTCCTGATCTCTTTTTCTTCCACAGCGATCATGGTGTAAACGCCTTTTAAGGCTTCCTGCGTCACATAATCGGCCAGGTCTGGATTTACATCATTGGTGAGGGGCAGGGCGTTGTAGCGGTCAATAATATTAGTCCATACCCGTGTCGCGCCCACTTCTTCAAGAGAAGCGGTGATTACGGGGTTGAATTTTGAATAAAGTGGTTCGGTAGTTTTACCCGCCAAATAAGTGGTAGCGGCATCATCGTCTCCCAGCAAAATGTTCTGGGCATCGGTAAAGGTGATTTGTTTTACGGCATCCACAAAAATTGGGGTAGCTTCCTGCACCGCATCTTCGGCAGCGCGATTGAGTACCCGTAACCCTTCATCGGCGAGGGAGCTCAAGCCAATATCGCGCAGGGTTTGATCTACTTTCTGTAATTCGGGGGGAA
This Salinimicrobium tongyeongense DNA region includes the following protein-coding sequences:
- a CDS encoding Lacal_2735 family protein → MFRLFEPRSTLERLREKYSFLMRRSYELALVDKLRSDMLNDKACKILKEIRRMEQNQDKIA
- the prfA gene encoding peptide chain release factor 1; the encoded protein is MIEKLNIVKQRFDEVNDLIIQPDVIADQKRYIELNKEYKELKKLMDVRAEYVSLIENKKEAEEIIADGSDPEMTEMAKLQLEEAKEQIPGMEEKIRMMLVPKDPEDAKNVVMEIRAGTGGDEASIFAGDLYRMYTKYIESKGWKHQIVDFSEGTSGGFKEIIFDVTGEDVYGTLKFEAGVHRVQRVPQTETQGRVHTSAATVMVLPEAEEFDVEIDPKDVRIDYFCSSGPGGQSVNTTYSAVRLTHIPTGLVAQCQDQKSQHKNKEKAFRVLRSRLYEQELAKKMEADAAKRNSMVSSGDRSAKIRTYNYAQGRVTDHRIGLTLYDLGNIINGDIQKIIDELQLVENTEKLKENSDVF
- a CDS encoding AIR synthase related protein, yielding MSQEVSKRYAGRGVSAGKEDVHNAIKNVNKGLFPKAFCKIVPDHLTGDEDYCLIMHADGAGTKSSLAYMYWKETGDLNVWKGIAQDALIMNIDDLLCVGAVDNIMLSSTIGRNKNLVPGEVISAIINGTEELLDDLKNFGINIHSTGGETADVGDLVRTIIVDSTVTARMKRSDVIDNASIKPGNVIVGLASFGQATYEKEYNGGMGSNGLTSARHDVFGKSLADKYPESFDASIPNELVYSGSRKLTDAVEGSPIDAGKLVLSPTRTYAPVIKKILEKYSKNDIFGMVHCSGGAQTKVLHFVNNVHVVKDNLFEVPPLFKLIQQESKTDWKEMYQVFNMGHRMELYVNESVAQDIIAISKSFNVDAQIVGRVEASEEKKLTIRSEFGEFEYL
- a CDS encoding peptide-methionine (S)-S-oxide reductase, which encodes MTAIKKIGLGGGCHWCTEAVFQAVEGVVKVEQGYIASHAPANAFSEAVIVHYLPKMANLERLLEVHLHTHNSTSNHSFREKYRSAVYFFSSEEEIEIRNILKKLQQQFEEPLVTQVLAFAEFKASREQIRDYYRKNPDAPFCRRYIEPKLKFLKEESLISRKGRKG
- a CDS encoding ABC transporter substrate-binding protein produces the protein MKEFYDQLNRKIALKEVPKRIVSLVPSQTELLVDLGLREQIVGVTKFCVHPECLRKEKKVVGGTKQVHFERVAALEPDIILCNKEENTEEMVAELEKIAPVHVSDICTIDDSLDLIGQYAEIFQVACKASEIIEKIKSEKQCFQDDAKRFPERKVAYFIWKNPWMVAGKDTFIDHLLKLNRFKNAFLEEDSRYPEIALNELEKKEVEVLLLSTEPFPFKEKDIEALKKEVRVGCIQIVDGEYFSWYGSRLTAAFNYFRKVQAILS
- a CDS encoding DUF4197 domain-containing protein gives rise to the protein MKKFLTLVFLPLLFGCAELQQIADSLPQEGTGISNAEVAAGLRQALDFGIDKQVTKLAQEDGFFRNELVRISLPPELQKVDQTLRDIGLSSLADEGLRVLNRAAEDAVQEATPIFVDAVKQITFTDAQNILLGDDDAATTYLAGKTTEPLYSKFNPVITASLEEVGATRVWTNIIDRYNALPLTNDVNPDLADYVTQEALKGVYTMIAVEEKEIRNNFAARTTNLLKRVFALQD
- the pyrF gene encoding orotidine-5'-phosphate decarboxylase, with protein sequence MTTSQLTEQIRLKKSFLCIGLDVDLNKIPKQLLKEEDPIFAFNKAIIDATHHLAVAYKPNLAFYEAHGIKGWKALEKTINYLNENHPNIFSIADAKRGDIGNTSGMYAKAFFEDLNFDSVTVAPYMGKDSVEPFLAYQDKHTILLALTSNAGAYDFQTQRLNGEELYKKVIKTSKKWNNGQNLMYVVGATKAEYLQEIRKIIPESFLLVPGVGAQGGSLEEVCKFGMNRNVGLLVNASRAVIYASEGMDFAEAAAAEAKKMQQEMAAFL
- a CDS encoding GxxExxY protein — encoded protein: MTENEISFRIIGCAMELHRKVGAGLLESAYENALAYELKSAGLTVQQQLAMPFVYKEIKMDVGYRIDLLVENKVIVEIKSLENLAPVHFSQLLTYLKLSEKKLGLLINFNCKTLKEGIHRLVNNL